A region of the Stegostoma tigrinum isolate sSteTig4 chromosome 5, sSteTig4.hap1, whole genome shotgun sequence genome:
TCATTCTGCATAATGCCTTCATACCCTCGCAAGGACGTCCTCTCATCTTTCGTGGAGTGTGGCAACCAGTTGTCACTGACCATTGGTTGGGGGACTTGCAGGATGCACAAAATAGCAAAAGGAAGTGCCCAAACTAAAATACAAGTTTCCTCTTTTAAGAGTATCTTATCATATGCGCCAATGGGTGAAAAATAATTATGTATGATTCTGAGCAGTCACGTTTGACTTCAAGAATAAAGAACTGTCAGCTAATGGAAAAGTGTCTGAAGTATCACTGTTGCAGGtctaaattaaatttaattttgggTTGCACCATGTTAAGTGCACTGCTACTCCCATTCCCCAAGCAATAGCAGTAATTTTCAGTCTGGAGGAACCACCACGAAGTCTCCATGGAAATTAAACAAATACTCTACCACGCCGCCCACTTGTCTGATATTGGAAGCCAAAGAGTTTTAGAAGTATCTGAGAAGCACTGTAATTGAGTCAAAGTGCAACTCGGAATGCTCTAATTTATCAATGCACATTCCCTAGACACTATATCCGGCAAAGCAGTCTCTCATTAAACTAATTTTACATAAAACTGCTTAAATTCTGATTTCAAAACAGACACCAAGACTTATTCTTGTCTagatgggtgtggggggggggggtatccaATATACCAAGATTTGGATTTGTTACTTCTGAGCAATAAACTGTCAAAACCAAAGTCCGCAGCAGTTTCACTTTGGATTGTTTACAATCGTCATACTACTGCTACAGGTTCAAGTGGTCCTTAGTGCTCCGAATATCGACTTTAAATACTGATACTCACCGAGAACACTGCATTCTGTAGCCCGAATGGAATGGGCGTGAGTCTGGCCAAAGCGACCACCTTCAGTCCGCTGCCTCCTTCCACCACTCGGACCACGGCGGTGAGCTGCTCGTTGGACCGGACCTTAGAGACGACCCACGCTGCCAGCAGCCGTTTGCAAAGCAGGTGAGCGATGAAAGTGCCGATCAGCACCCCGACAACCACAAGTCCCAAGCCCAGCACGAAGCCGTACAGGTAGCCGGCGGCCACGTTTAGCACGATGTAGCCCCAGCTGCAGGGGAAAGAGACGGCGATGAAGCCCACAACGAAGAGCAATGCCCCGACCAAGCTGTCCAAGCCCTCCACCCACAGCAGCAGTTCCTTCAGGTAGCGCCGCAGCAGCGCCAGCGAGGAGAAGCACACCAGGGTCAGCAGGCAGACCAGCAGGAAGCTCTTGAGGCAGCAGCCGTTCAGGCAGCAGGTGGCCTTGGGGTCCCCCAGGATAGGCAGCTCGCTCTCCAGCCCCTGCTCCTGCAGGCTCAGCTCAGGCTTCACCTGCACCCGCTCATCGTAAGAAGCCGCCTCCCCCTGGGCCAGCAGCAGGGAGTTGGGGCAGGGTCTCTGCAAACCCCGGCTCAGTGCCCAGTGCTGACCTTTGCTCAACTTCTTCAACACTTTGCTCAGTATCTGCAGGGGGCCACCGCCAGAGTGCCACATGTCCGGGTCACGGGGAGGAGAAAAATCCAGTCTTTCGGCCAActacaaacagagagagagagagagagagacacacacacacacacacagagagaaacaagCCAACAATCTATTCAGCCAAAAGAAAACAAGCtgcaaacattttctgttttcaggaatggaggggggggggggactggATGGGCGGAGGAAGATCACAAATCATAAAATCCGATTTCCCTCTGAAAAACAGATTCACTTTTTTTGagcggggctgcgggggagtagGTCGCACCGCTTCGTTCCCAGCGCAGAGCTGGGGCGAACGGAAGCGagtggcagaagagttgaaaaaaaatgttggttgACTGCAGCTGCAGTGGTTACCCCGCTTAGGGGGGAGGAGAGAAGGAGAAGGGGAGtggaggaagaaaggaggaggggaGTGGAGGAAGAAAGGAGATGAGGATGTCCCCGCAAGGCCGAGCGTTCGTGAAACAAAACGACAGGGGGAGGAGAAATAAAAGGATGTTTCTATTTCCTCCTCCCCTCAGACGATCCCGGTGTCTGTGCAGCGGAAGCAGCTGCAGTAGCTGGAGAGCCGGAGACGGCTTTCTGCTGCCACGTCCTGTCTCATGGTTCCTCCGGGGTGGGGGAaagaggagagaaagaaaaaaaaaccctgacaGCCCCACAGAGCAGCAGCGGCGGCGGCTCCTCCGCCAACCCTCCCCGTAGGACACACGCCGCTCCCGGGCTACAAGAAGCGCGAGGCACCTTGTGAGCTGCAGAGAGGCCGCCTCGCGCCGGCGCCACAACTGCTATCCGCGCGCCCGCCCACTACCGCCGCGCGTCACCGCACGCGCACACTTTCAAAACAAGTCCCCCCGTAACCAAATTCCGTCAACGTCGGATCCCCGTTCACCTCGTTTGGGGTTGGGGGTACGGGTGGGAGACGTGACCTTGCATAGTTAACTGATCATTAATGAAGCACAAACAAACGCAGCAGCAACCAcagcaattaaaaaaaaccttcgaAACAAAACCAAGAACTGAGAAATCcgaaacaaacacaaaatttctggagaaattcaaagAAAACAGAAGCTGGAATCTGTACCCAAGCACATCACTGCAGATGCTAGTACTGGAAACAACtaatactggagatcacagcgggtcaggcaacatccgcggagagagagggacagctaGCTAACTGGTTGAAGTTATacctggactcaaaacgttagcttgctgtctctctcccggtggatgctgtctggccttcatgatctccagcatttgttgttttcagtgctgTCTTGGAAGGTCTAAAAGGTTTACCTGAGAAGGCTATGCCACAGCATGTTGAGAAACTCCAGTGTCGTCTTCTACCACTGACAAAAAGAAGTTCAGAGGCTGATAACGTTCATTCATTGAATAAAGTACATAGATGATCTGTAATAATACACCAAGTGTGAGTGATTAATTTCCCATTGCAGCTCAAAAGGGTGGTCATCTCCACAAGCATGTGTCTGGACAGACCCTAGGCACTGAAGCTGCATgttaataaatgtggagctggaaaagcacaggtcAGACaacagggaagtcaatgtttggCGTTGAAAAATAGAGGGATGGCGATGGGCCTGAGGGGAGGGTAGGTTGGATgaagataggtggatgcagaatGGAAGCTCCCagggtgaaatatcaggtgttgttcctccagcttatgtttggcctcactctgacagtggaggaggccaaggataaCCTTGGGAGTTtccagcccaatggcctgaatattgacttcaccagcttcaaaatctctccactcccaacctgtccatcctccaacTCACCAATCCATTCCAgccttcccattgaccaaccacaataaccccttACCTACATCCACCTGTCTCCATCCCCACTTACCCTCCCCTCAATCCACAggcaccccaccccctctctttatttctgggctcccctacccctccccagaCCTGATTAAGGTTTTCAACCCAAATCTTTGACTTCTTTGcctctcagatgctgtctgatttgCTGCGCTTTTCCACCTCCACACATTGATTCTAgcttccggcatctgcagtccttactatctccaagAAGCTGCATTTTAGATGGTTGAAGAAACTCAGGTTTGAGATAATAAGCAAAAACCAAAAGATACTGTTGTTTCACTGTTCCAAATAAAGTTAGTGACCTCCCCATTAACTGTCATGTAAAAAAGTAGAATTTGTCTCTTATGGCTTCGATGTTCTGTGGGTCTGGGGGAGCAGGAAGCTGCCTTCACAACTTTATTGAGATTAACACACTCTGTACCAACTGTTTGTTGCTTTTCTGGTGTCAGTGAGCCATCCTCAATCATCACATCTCATGTACTTCTTGCATTTAATTAACTCATATCCTAATTCTTGCATCCTAACTAAATTAATAAACTGACTGAAAATTAGTTGCAAATGGCCAACTGCCCAATTTAGGTAACCAATTCCAAAACCATTAAACCATCATATTGTACAAGTGTTCGAAGTTGACGCTGCAACTGATCTTTTCAACTAAGAACCTTTATCAAACTATATCGATTTATGACATAAGTAGGAGAAAGTGTTCTCTCATGCTACTTACTACAGTCTAAGCTCGCTGTGTCCTGAAGTTAATAGGCATCATTGATGATGGAAGCTATCTATCAGCATAATAAGAGTTAGCCATTACTCAGATTAGGGCTGCAGGGCATTATCAGATTGTGATAGTCAATAATTAGTATGGATTCATACTTGAAAACAGATATTTCTTATTAACGTAGTCCCCTTTCCATTTGTTTTTGTCGTTTGGCCAGAATGACCCCTTTTTTTTGCAGGTGCCCCAGAAAGACTCCTGATCTGTTTCAAGAGTCCCCTTTGAACCTCCAGCAGCAAGTAACAAAGAACTGTAAACATATAGCATATATCTAAGTAGTTGTTGGTATTTGCTACAATCACTAGTGTAATgttaattttagcagaaggcatcTATTCAAAATAAACAGACAAGCTCTGAAAGCAACGTGTCCAATAGTCTCAACCCTTTATGGTCCCCTATTATtagctttgttttcattccttgGCGTACAAGGGGAGGAAGGTGTGGCATTGtaaggggaggaggtgtggcattgttggtcaaggacagtattacagttgcagagaggatgttcggggactcatcaactgaggtcgtatgggctaaggttagaaacaggaaaggagaggtcaccctgttgggagttttctataggcctccgaatagttccagagatatagaggaaaggataacaaagatgattctccataggaatgagagagacagggtagttgtcatgggggacttcaactttccaaatattgactgggaacactatagttcaagtactatagatgggtcagtttttgtccagtgtgtgcaagaGGGCTTCTTAACACAGTATgaagataggccaacaagggacgaagccacattagatttggtactgggtaatgagcctggccagatgttagatttggaagtaggtgagcactttggtgatagcgatcacaattctgttatgttcactttagtgatggaaacagataagtgtataccactgggcaagagttatagctgggggaaaggcaattacgattagattaggcaagacttagggagcataggatggggaaggaaactgcaggggatgggcacattagaaatgtggagcttattcaaggaaaaactcctgtgtgtcctagataagtacgtacctgtcaggcagggaggaagctgtagagcgcgggagccatggtttacaacggtggtggaatctctggtcaagaggaagaaggtggcttatgttaggatgaaatgcaaaggctcagttagggcacttgagggctacgaggtagccaggaaaggcctaaagagagagctcagaagagccagggggagacatgagaagttgttgatggataggatcagggtaaacccgaaggctttctatcggtatttaaggaataaaagaatgacgaaagtaagattagggccaatcaaggatagtagtgggaagttgtgtgtggagtcagaggagatggggaagcatcaaatgtatatttttcaacagtattcactctagaaaacgacaatgttgtcgaggagactactgagatacaggctactagactaggtctAGTAGTctccctgttgggagttttctataggcctctgaatagttccagagatgtagaggaaaggataacaaagatgattctccataggaatgagagagacagggtagttgtcatgggggacttcaactttccaaatattgactgggaacactatagttctagtactatagatgggtcatcTATagggattgagattcacaaggaagaggtattagacatcctacagagtgtgaaaatagataagttccctgggccggatgggatttaccctaggatcctctgggaagacagggaggagattgccatgcctttggcattgatctttaactcgtcattgtctacaggaatagtgccagatgactggaagatagcaaatgtggttcccctgttcaagaaggggagtagagacaaccctggtaaatatagaccagtgagccttacctcagttgtcggtaaagtgttggaaaaggttataagggataggatttataatcatctagaaaagaataaattgattagggatagtcagcatggttttgtgaagggaaggtcgtgcctcacaaaccttattgagttctttgagaaggtgaccaaacagttagatgagagtaaaccggttgatgtggtgtatatggatttcagcaaggcattcgttGAGGTTCCCctcagtaggctattgtacaaaatgtggaggaatggaattgtgggagatatagcagtttggatcagaaattggcttgctgaaagaagacagaggttggtagttaatgggaaatgttcatcctggagaccagttactagtggtgtaccgcaagggtcagtgttgagtccactgctgtttgtcatttttataaatgacctggatgagggcgtagaaggatgggttagtaaatttgcagacgacactaaggtcggtggagttatggatagtgacaaaggatgctgtaggttgcagagagacatagataagctgcagagctgggctgagaggtggcaaatggagtttaatgcagacaagtgtgaggtgatgcactttggtaggattaaccagaaggcaaagtgcagggctaatggtaagattcttgttagtgtagatgagcagagagatctcggtgtccatgtacacagatccttgaaagttgccacccaggttgacaggactgttgagaaggcatacagtgctttagcttttcttaatagagggatcgagttccggaaccaagaggtaatgctgcagctgtacaaaactatggtgcggccgcacttggagtattgtgtacagttctggtcaccacattataagaaggatgtggaagctttggaaagggtgcagaggagatttactgggatgttgcctggtatggagggaagctcttacgaggaaaggctgagggacttgaggctgtttttgttagagagaagaaggttgagaggtgacttaattgagacatataaaataatcagagagttagataggatggatagggagaacctttttcctaggatggtgacggcgagcgtgagggagcatagctttaaagtgaggggtaaaagatataggacagatgtcagaggtagtttctttactcagagagtagtaagggaacggaacgctttgcctgcaacggtagtagattcaccaactttaggtacatttaagtcgtcattggataagcatatggacgtacatggaatagtgtaggttagatgggcttcagatcggtatgacaggtcggcacaacatcgagggccgaagggccctgtactgtgcgctaatgttctatgttctatgttctataccattATCCACCCCTATGTTCGCCTCGCTGCTGTTACCTCTCTC
Encoded here:
- the tmem64 gene encoding transmembrane protein 64 encodes the protein MWHSGGGPLQILSKVLKKLSKGQHWALSRGLQRPCPNSLLLAQGEAASYDERVQVKPELSLQEQGLESELPILGDPKATCCLNGCCLKSFLLVCLLTLVCFSSLALLRRYLKELLLWVEGLDSLVGALLFVVGFIAVSFPCSWGYIVLNVAAGYLYGFVLGLGLVVVGVLIGTFIAHLLCKRLLAAWVVSKVRSNEQLTAVVRVVEGGSGLKVVALARLTPIPFGLQNAVFSITDLSVPNYLVASSVGLLPTQLLNSYLGTTLRTMEDVIAEQSVSGYLIFSLQICISVGLMFYVVHRAHTELDAAILACQMELKSSLIKGGHPNGPNVTFCNKRTSAMTSGGINVV